From Patescibacteria group bacterium, a single genomic window includes:
- a CDS encoding HsmA family protein produces MLLASAVVFIALAFPLYTIAIWSERILKSLKPWMVRIFISAFSLDVAGTSIMGYRTGFSFQFNIHSCCGYTALIIMGLHLAWALIALKRQGEAARYFHRFSIFAWFIWLAAFISGIPQA; encoded by the coding sequence ATGCTGCTTGCCAGCGCTGTTGTTTTCATCGCCCTAGCTTTTCCGCTCTATACTATAGCCATCTGGTCGGAGCGGATATTAAAATCACTTAAACCATGGATGGTCCGCATTTTCATTTCCGCCTTTAGTTTAGATGTGGCCGGCACTTCCATTATGGGTTATCGGACCGGGTTCAGTTTCCAGTTCAATATCCATAGTTGTTGCGGTTATACCGCCCTGATTATCATGGGGCTGCACTTAGCCTGGGCGCTCATCGCTCTGAAGCGACAAGGCGAAGCGGCTAGGTACTTTCATCGTTTTTCCATCTTTGCCTGGTTCATCTGGCTAGCCGCTTTCATTAGCGGTATCCCGCAAGCCTGA
- a CDS encoding ABC-F family ATP-binding cassette domain-containing protein → MPILLQVKNLSKEYGGRKIFSGLSFAVSDRQKIGVIGRNGAGKSTLFRIITGEEKADDGELFIHADTTIGYLKQSDDWLEGESGLAYLERHSGRPEWRVKQVASKFELDAAKLNQAAESLSGGWRMRLRLTSMLLQEPNLFLLDEPSNYLDLNTLILLEDYLHAYRGSYLIISHDREFLKRTCQETIEISRSGCYHYPGDIEAYLAFKEQKLATLIKANASLERQQEHWQEFIDRFRYSASKAKQAQSLVRKISKLEEKRITIEHQAGITRISIPPVVKRHNFALKINELAIGYGEKIVASEIDFDVRAGEKLALLGLNGQGKTTLIKTLCGRIPPLGGSFRWAANTRFVYHGQEEMENMNAKEQAGAYLRRVAASDVKTEAVLKMAGDFLFRDEELKKPIAVLSGGERSRLLLAGLLLAKPDVIILDEPTSHLDFETTEALAAALHKFAGTVIFSSHDRTFSNLIATGLVEIKDGRAKRRHDDYGEYVANLEKALWQKTEETPTPEKDKSESREAYLARRAKQKKIQSLEQELERMQAYKQELMAYFLEHYDDYKSTKVQDLEEIKRRIADKEEEWLRVSGEE, encoded by the coding sequence ATGCCCATACTATTGCAAGTCAAGAACCTGAGCAAAGAATATGGCGGCCGGAAAATTTTTTCCGGCTTGTCTTTTGCCGTCTCCGACCGGCAGAAAATCGGCGTTATCGGCCGCAACGGCGCCGGCAAGTCTACCCTGTTCCGCATCATCACCGGCGAAGAGAAAGCGGATGACGGCGAGCTCTTCATCCATGCCGACACGACTATCGGCTACCTGAAACAGAGTGACGACTGGCTAGAGGGCGAAAGCGGCTTGGCTTATCTGGAGCGCCACAGCGGCCGGCCGGAATGGCGGGTCAAGCAAGTAGCCAGCAAGTTTGAACTGGATGCGGCCAAGCTGAACCAGGCGGCGGAAAGCCTTTCCGGCGGCTGGCGCATGCGCCTGCGCCTCACGTCCATGCTGCTTCAGGAACCGAATCTCTTCCTGCTGGACGAGCCAAGCAATTATCTGGACTTAAACACCCTTATTCTCTTGGAAGACTACCTGCACGCTTACCGCGGTAGCTATCTCATCATTTCCCATGACCGGGAATTCCTGAAGCGCACCTGCCAGGAAACTATTGAGATTTCTAGAAGCGGCTGCTATCACTACCCCGGCGACATCGAAGCCTATCTGGCTTTCAAGGAGCAGAAACTGGCCACGCTGATCAAAGCCAACGCCAGCCTGGAACGCCAGCAGGAACATTGGCAGGAATTCATCGACCGCTTCCGCTATTCCGCTTCCAAGGCCAAGCAGGCCCAATCCCTGGTCCGAAAAATAAGCAAGCTGGAAGAAAAGCGCATCACCATAGAGCATCAGGCCGGCATCACCCGCATCAGCATCCCGCCGGTCGTAAAACGCCATAATTTCGCCTTAAAGATAAACGAGCTCGCTATCGGCTACGGAGAGAAAATCGTCGCTTCGGAAATCGATTTCGATGTCCGCGCCGGCGAAAAGCTGGCGCTCCTGGGCCTGAACGGCCAGGGCAAGACGACGCTCATTAAGACTTTATGCGGCCGCATCCCGCCGCTCGGCGGTTCTTTCCGCTGGGCGGCAAACACCCGTTTCGTCTACCACGGCCAGGAAGAAATGGAGAATATGAATGCCAAAGAACAGGCCGGCGCTTATCTGCGACGCGTAGCCGCCAGCGACGTGAAGACCGAAGCGGTCCTGAAAATGGCCGGCGATTTCCTGTTCCGGGATGAGGAGCTTAAGAAACCGATCGCCGTGCTCTCCGGCGGCGAACGGTCGCGCCTGCTCTTGGCCGGCTTATTGCTGGCCAAGCCGGACGTGATAATTCTTGATGAGCCGACCTCGCATCTGGATTTTGAAACCACGGAAGCTTTGGCCGCGGCTTTGCATAAGTTCGCCGGCACGGTCATCTTCTCCAGCCACGACCGGACTTTCTCCAACCTGATAGCCACGGGCTTAGTAGAAATCAAGGACGGCCGCGCCAAGCGCCGGCACGACGACTACGGCGAATATGTGGCCAATTTGGAAAAAGCCTTATGGCAGAAAACCGAGGAAACGCCGACGCCGGAAAAAGACAAGAGCGAAAGCCGCGAGGCTTACTTAGCCCGCCGCGCCAAACAGAAAAAAATCCAGTCCCTGGAACAGGAACTGGAGCGGATGCAAGCTTACAAGCAGGAGCTGATGGCTTATTTCTTGGAGCATTATGATGATTATAAGTCCACCAAGGTCCAGGATCTGGAAGAAATCAAGCGGCGCATTGCGGACAAGGAGGAGGAGTGGCTGAGGGTGAGTGGGGAGGAATAA